Proteins encoded in a region of the uncultured Paludibaculum sp. genome:
- a CDS encoding chemotaxis protein CheW codes for MQQTPVIAAIDHLSSTQFATFFVDDLFFGIDVLNVQEVLRHQDLTSVPLAPTVVKGLINLRGQIVTAVDMRGRLGLPPREDQEAAMNMVVRVQEGAVSLLVDEIGDVLEVAQSTYERPPDNLEATARELIQGVFKLKDRLLLILDTERTVDVSSGFTAGLPMRKRGAEALV; via the coding sequence ATGCAACAGACACCAGTCATCGCCGCAATCGACCATCTGTCGAGTACGCAGTTTGCAACGTTCTTTGTCGACGATCTCTTCTTCGGCATTGATGTGTTGAACGTCCAGGAAGTGCTCCGGCACCAGGACCTGACTTCTGTGCCCTTGGCTCCGACAGTCGTCAAGGGGCTCATCAACCTGCGTGGCCAGATCGTCACCGCCGTCGACATGCGCGGTCGCCTCGGTCTGCCCCCACGCGAAGACCAGGAGGCGGCCATGAATATGGTCGTCCGGGTTCAGGAAGGCGCGGTTAGCCTCCTCGTGGACGAGATCGGAGATGTGCTCGAGGTGGCTCAGTCCACCTATGAGAGGCCGCCGGACAACCTGGAAGCAACCGCCCGAGAGCTCATTCAGGGCGTATTCAAACTCAAGGACCGACTGCTGCTGATTCTCGACACGGAGCGCACGGTGGACGTGTCGTCAGGCTTCACGGCAGGCTTGCCTATGCGGAAGCGCGGGGCAGAGGCGTTGGTCTGA
- a CDS encoding methyl-accepting chemotaxis protein: MSNAIDETSVVTDAQKALFFDDFPLPLVMADVAHTIRAINGPAARLAGRSVHECVGLKVWDLFDMAACREGTCSAERAIRTRQSSTTVAVAKIRGKAVHLKVATVPQTNASGEVTGVVQMLDPSAEEDHIVHEEVLRVAAAQQRAELAARLDPNVDGASEIARERMDGVNVIIEAMAQPLHRFVAEMKRMSEEHIKGDIDVVIPVSQFAGAYREMAEGVNEMVSGHIAVKKKAMACIAEFGKGNFEAELERFPGKKAFINETIEGVRANLKRLMVDVDKLADAGANLRLDVRADANVHRGDFRKIVAGFNATLDAIVTPLNVLIADSLALADAAVEGRLSQRADLNKHRGDFLKVAQGFNATLDAVIKPLNEASAVLARIAQNDLTARVQGDYRGDYARLKDDINRMAQDLHDSLRGFSQSTQTVASSAEELTAVSQQMAGNAEETATQAEVVAAASGEVSTSVNSVAAGAEQMQASIREIAKNANEAARVAKNAVTVAQSTNETVNRLGGSSLEIGKVIKVITSIAQQTNLLALNATIEAARAGEAGKGFAVVANEVKELAKQTAKATEEIGGKIEAIQGSTREAVEAIGVISGIITQINDISNSIASAVEEQTVTTNEIGRSVAVAASGTDSIASNISGVAEAAKSTTKGATETQRAASELSSMAAKLQAIVSKYRF; this comes from the coding sequence ATGTCAAACGCTATCGATGAGACCAGCGTCGTTACCGACGCGCAGAAAGCCCTCTTTTTCGACGACTTCCCATTGCCCTTGGTGATGGCCGACGTCGCTCACACAATTAGGGCCATCAATGGACCCGCCGCCCGGTTGGCCGGTCGCTCTGTCCACGAATGTGTGGGCCTGAAGGTCTGGGACCTGTTCGACATGGCCGCCTGCCGGGAAGGCACATGTTCGGCTGAGCGCGCCATCCGCACCAGGCAGTCTTCCACGACTGTGGCGGTCGCGAAGATTCGTGGCAAAGCCGTGCACCTCAAGGTGGCGACGGTGCCCCAGACAAACGCCTCCGGCGAGGTCACCGGCGTTGTCCAGATGCTCGATCCCTCGGCCGAAGAAGATCACATCGTTCACGAGGAGGTGCTCCGCGTGGCCGCGGCGCAGCAGCGTGCCGAGCTCGCTGCCCGCCTGGATCCGAATGTCGACGGAGCCTCCGAGATCGCCCGCGAGCGCATGGATGGCGTGAACGTGATCATTGAGGCCATGGCCCAGCCTCTCCACCGGTTCGTCGCGGAGATGAAACGCATGTCGGAAGAACACATCAAAGGTGACATTGATGTGGTGATCCCCGTCTCGCAGTTTGCCGGTGCCTACCGCGAGATGGCCGAAGGCGTCAACGAAATGGTAAGCGGCCACATCGCCGTCAAGAAGAAGGCCATGGCCTGCATCGCCGAGTTTGGCAAAGGAAACTTCGAGGCCGAACTCGAGCGCTTCCCCGGCAAGAAGGCCTTCATCAACGAGACCATCGAGGGGGTTCGTGCCAACCTCAAGCGGCTCATGGTGGACGTCGACAAACTAGCCGACGCCGGCGCCAATCTCCGTCTCGATGTCCGAGCCGATGCCAACGTCCATCGCGGCGACTTCCGCAAGATCGTGGCCGGCTTCAACGCCACGCTCGATGCCATCGTCACGCCCCTCAATGTCCTCATCGCGGACTCGCTGGCCCTGGCCGATGCCGCCGTCGAGGGACGCCTGAGCCAGCGCGCCGATCTCAACAAGCACAGAGGCGATTTCCTCAAGGTCGCGCAAGGCTTCAACGCCACTCTCGACGCCGTCATTAAGCCTTTGAATGAAGCTTCGGCCGTGCTGGCCCGCATCGCCCAGAACGATCTGACCGCCCGCGTCCAGGGTGACTACCGCGGTGACTACGCCCGCCTCAAGGACGACATCAACCGCATGGCCCAGGATCTGCATGACAGCCTGCGTGGCTTCTCCCAGAGCACGCAGACGGTCGCGTCCTCCGCCGAAGAACTCACAGCCGTCAGCCAGCAGATGGCCGGCAACGCCGAGGAGACGGCCACCCAGGCCGAGGTTGTCGCCGCCGCGAGCGGAGAAGTTTCGACCAGTGTCAACTCGGTAGCCGCCGGCGCCGAGCAGATGCAGGCCTCCATCCGCGAGATCGCCAAGAACGCGAATGAGGCGGCCCGCGTCGCCAAGAACGCCGTCACCGTCGCCCAGTCCACCAACGAGACAGTCAATCGGCTGGGTGGCTCCAGTCTCGAAATCGGCAAGGTGATCAAGGTCATCACGTCGATCGCCCAGCAAACCAATCTCCTTGCGCTCAACGCCACCATCGAAGCGGCGCGCGCTGGGGAGGCCGGCAAGGGCTTCGCCGTCGTTGCCAACGAGGTCAAGGAACTGGCCAAGCAGACCGCCAAAGCCACCGAGGAGATCGGCGGCAAGATCGAAGCTATCCAGGGCAGCACCCGCGAAGCCGTGGAGGCCATCGGAGTGATCAGCGGCATTATCACCCAGATCAACGATATCTCCAACAGCATTGCCTCGGCCGTCGAAGAGCAGACGGTCACAACCAACGAGATTGGCCGTAGCGTCGCCGTCGCCGCCAGCGGAACCGATTCCATCGCCAGCAACATTTCCGGTGTCGCCGAAGCGGCCAAGAGCACCACGAAGGGCGCCACGGAAACCCAGCGCGCTGCCTCCGAGCTCAGCAGCATGGCTGCCAAGCTGCAGGCCATCGTGTCGAAGTACCGGTTCTGA
- a CDS encoding CheR family methyltransferase: MAFTFFFRDQQVMEQLVEQSLPILAGRSHPRVWDAGAATGQEPYTLSILFAERMGHFAFNNLRIDATDVESTGQFARTTESGLYPQADLARLPEGILQKYFEPAGEPGQFRAIEKIRRRITYQRHDLLSLQEIGHGYSVVVCKNVLLHFQPAERAAVLTMFHRALAPDGLLATEHTQEMPGELTSLFQRVSPGGPVFRKLTGGECQ, encoded by the coding sequence ATGGCCTTCACCTTCTTCTTCCGGGATCAGCAGGTAATGGAGCAGCTCGTGGAGCAAAGCCTCCCTATTCTGGCTGGCCGCAGCCATCCCCGTGTCTGGGACGCCGGCGCGGCCACTGGTCAGGAGCCATACACGCTGTCCATCCTCTTTGCCGAACGGATGGGGCACTTCGCTTTCAATAATCTACGGATCGACGCCACCGACGTGGAGAGCACCGGACAGTTTGCTCGCACCACGGAGTCGGGTCTATACCCTCAGGCGGACCTCGCGCGTCTGCCCGAGGGCATCCTCCAGAAGTACTTCGAGCCCGCCGGCGAGCCCGGGCAGTTTCGAGCGATCGAGAAGATTCGAAGGCGCATCACCTATCAGCGCCACGATCTGCTGTCGCTCCAGGAGATCGGTCACGGCTACTCCGTGGTCGTTTGCAAGAATGTCCTGCTGCATTTTCAGCCTGCTGAAAGAGCGGCGGTACTTACAATGTTTCACCGGGCACTGGCGCCCGACGGTCTGCTCGCCACCGAGCACACACAGGAAATGCCCGGCGAACTCACGTCGCTGTTCCAGCGCGTCTCGCCAGGCGGCCCTGTTTTTCGAAAACTGACAGGTGGCGAGTGTCAGTGA